GGTGGCCAGCTTTTCCACGTAGCGCTCGGCGCGAGGAATCCAGACGATGGGGGCCTCGTCGCCCGCTTCTTCCAGCATGCGCTTGGCCTCGGCCGAAAGCGGGAAGAGGGGGTTGTCGCGGATCTCGGTCGGCAGGGCCGGAATTTCATCGTCCAGGAGTTCGGTGAGCTGGCGCAGGATGCGGCTCTTGGCCTGACCGCGCAAGCCCAGCAAAATGAAATTGTGCCGGGCCAGGATGGCATTGACCAGGCTGGGAATCACCGAGTCGTCGTAGCTCTGGATGCCCGGAAAAAGCCTCTCGCCCGAACGGAGCTTCCCGATCAGGTTCTCCCGCGCCTCGTCCTTGACGCTGCGGCGGAGCTTCTCCAGGGGGTAGGTGCGCTTGAGTTCTCCGAGGGTTCTTGCCTTGGTCATTGTTCAAGTGTAGTCCGGTATGGCTCAAGATTGTGTAAATCAGATTGGGATTGAGAAGGCCGCAGGTTCCAAGTCTCATGTTGCAGGTCGCATGTCAGAGAAAGTCCTTGAGCTGCATAAAACACCCTGAGGCCAGGTTCTTAATGGTCTGGTAACTAAATTTCCGAAGTTTTGTACCGCACACCGAATACATCGATGTAGAGATTCCATCCCACTTCGGCCCCCGAGATGGCCTAAAAACGCCCTCCCTACCGCGTAGGGAGGGTGGGGGAGGGTATTAGGCAAGGCCCCCAATCCGCTGGGTGAAGGGCCAGGTCAGCCACCCCACCTGGCCTCCCCTACGCAGTAGGGGAGGGAAGGGGCGAAGCGGGGTGGGGTGCTTTTTGCATGACCGTACAGGCAAGGCACCGAAGGCCCAGGTTTACGAGACACGGCGCGTTCTGAAGGCTAAACCCCATACTGCGTATTTTGTTACCAGACCACTTAATGCCTGTTTTTTTGGTTCTTGGCCTTTAGCCTTGTGCCTTAGGCTTTTAGCTACTTGCTTATCACCGCCACCACCAACCGCCCCGGGCCGTGCACCCCCTTGACCATAATCTGGCCGATATCGGCCGACTTGCTGGGGCCCGAATGCAGTCCGATGGCGGAGGGAAGGTGGGGCTTCAGGGCCTCGAGGGCCTCAAAAAGGGTTGGGTAGACCTGGTCTTCCGGCACAAAAACCAGGTGCACAGGGGGCAAAAGCTGCACACGGCGACCTTCCTGACTGGTCAGGATGACCGTGCCGGTCTCGGCCACCGCCCCTATGGCCCAGGAGATACCCAGCGGAGCTTCCTCGGGGGGCATGGGGGGCCGTTGGGGATGAAGCGCCGGGGGGACGTTCTGTCCCACCGCCACCCCAGCAAAGGTCTGGGCGAAGGGTTCAAGCCATGCCCGGGTCGCCTCCAGTCCCGTAAGCCGCACCACCTCTCC
This genomic stretch from Meiothermus sp. harbors:
- a CDS encoding lactate utilization protein, which translates into the protein MRERILGRIQRALEHRPKTALPEPLAAPGLSTEALALFTERLSENGGEVVRLTGLEATRAWLEPFAQTFAGVAVGQNVPPALHPQRPPMPPEEAPLGISWAIGAVAETGTVILTSQEGRRVQLLPPVHLVFVPEDQVYPTLFEALEALKPHLPSAIGLHSGPSKSADIGQIMVKGVHGPGRLVVAVISK